One Paenibacillus riograndensis SBR5 DNA segment encodes these proteins:
- a CDS encoding RNA polymerase sigma factor — MSILEPYSTAVLMDEQSYPPLREALFRYCLSLTRSRVEAEDLAQDTWTKTLAYKKFADSPNPEALLLRIAKNTWIDAMRRKTSLGRVLEHTQAVAALAQGQMSGQAPESGRSEIEMAFQALIRHLSPLQRTVFVMRDVLDYPAGETAEMLGTTEGAVKAALHRARQALGAVRKELAEDDGPAQPQDLDFRILLQALAESYEKGQLPVMLELLRRETAAEMTMAVSSGTVQMLGFGGGSSGTSMMAGGMAGLRMAA, encoded by the coding sequence GTGTCGATCCTTGAACCATACAGCACCGCCGTATTAATGGATGAACAAAGTTACCCGCCGCTTCGCGAGGCTCTGTTCAGGTATTGCCTGTCGCTGACCCGCTCCCGGGTTGAAGCCGAGGACTTAGCCCAGGACACCTGGACCAAAACGCTTGCTTATAAAAAATTCGCAGACAGCCCGAATCCCGAAGCACTGCTGCTGCGGATTGCCAAAAACACCTGGATTGATGCCATGCGGCGTAAAACCTCGCTTGGACGTGTGCTGGAACACACGCAAGCTGTGGCGGCGCTCGCTCAAGGCCAGATGTCCGGTCAAGCACCGGAGAGCGGACGGTCTGAGATCGAGATGGCTTTTCAGGCGCTGATCCGTCATTTATCCCCGCTGCAAAGAACGGTTTTCGTAATGCGCGATGTGCTTGATTACCCGGCAGGTGAAACGGCAGAAATGCTTGGCACCACCGAAGGAGCCGTCAAGGCGGCGCTGCACCGGGCGCGTCAGGCACTCGGGGCGGTCCGCAAAGAACTCGCGGAGGATGACGGCCCTGCGCAGCCGCAGGACCTGGATTTCCGGATTTTGCTCCAGGCGCTGGCGGAATCCTATGAAAAAGGCCAGCTTCCCGTCATGCTGGAGCTGCTCCGCCGGGAGACAGCGGCGGAGATGACGATGGCGGTCAGCAGCGGCACTGTGCAGATGCTGGGTTTTGGCGGGGGAAGTTCCGGCACCAGCATGATGGCTGGCGGGATGGCGGGCCTGCGGATGGCAGCGTAA
- the clpP gene encoding ATP-dependent Clp endopeptidase proteolytic subunit ClpP: MNMSVIPYVIEQTSRGERSYDIYSRLLKDRIVFVGAAIDDQLANSIIAQLLFLAADEPDKDIQMYINSPGGSTTAGFGIYDTMQVIKPQVSTICTGFAASFASLLLLAGATGKRYALPNSEIMIHQPHGGAQGQASDIAISARRILQIREKVVQISAERTGQPAEKVAKDMDRDYFMSAQEALEYGIIDKVITKL, from the coding sequence ATGAACATGAGCGTAATTCCTTATGTCATTGAACAAACAAGCAGGGGGGAGCGTTCCTACGATATTTATTCCCGGCTGCTGAAGGACCGGATTGTGTTCGTAGGTGCGGCCATCGACGACCAGCTCGCAAACAGCATCATCGCCCAGCTGCTGTTCCTGGCGGCAGACGAGCCGGATAAGGATATCCAGATGTATATCAACAGCCCGGGAGGTTCGACTACCGCAGGCTTCGGCATTTATGATACGATGCAGGTAATCAAACCGCAGGTCAGTACAATTTGCACCGGCTTTGCGGCTTCCTTTGCTTCCCTTCTGCTGCTGGCCGGAGCAACCGGCAAACGGTACGCACTGCCGAACAGCGAGATTATGATCCATCAGCCGCATGGCGGAGCTCAGGGCCAGGCCAGCGACATTGCCATCAGCGCACGCCGTATCCTGCAGATTAGGGAAAAGGTGGTGCAGATCAGCGCAGAACGCACGGGACAGCCGGCGGAGAAGGTGGCGAAGGATATGGACCGGGATTATTTTATGTCGGCCCAGGAGGCGCTGGAATACGGCATTATTGACAAGGTCATTACCAAACTGTAA